A stretch of DNA from Adhaeribacter swui:
ACTGGTTAATTTAGCCTACTGGTTCCGGAGGAAATATTATAAACAAGCGGCCGAAGTACAGCCAATTGTTTAAAAGAAACTTTGCCCCTAGTGGTGAGAGACTAGGGACAAATACACCGGAAGGTTTAGTCTCTACCTGCAAGTGGGAGCCTGTCAGTACTGGCAGGCTTTTTTGCTTTTATACTCGGATTTGCATTGGCCTTCCCTCCTATTTTTAGATAAATATCCGAGCAAATCTTATAAATACCGTAAGTGCCGTTATGTAAAATTAGGCTGTTGGACAGTATCTAGCTGCATTAAAACCAGTACAAGTAAAACCAACAAATCCGGAGAAATTAGAAATACTTATTCATAAACTAAACTGATGAACCTGAATCAAACTCTTTCTTTATCTTGTAAGTTAACCAACCCGGAATTACAACAACGGAAAAAAAAGGCAATCTCTAACCTAAACCAGCTTTTGCTCGAAAAGCAAGAATTAGCAAATGGGTACAGCTACCGCTTTGCTGGTAGTGATCCAATGATTGATTTAGTAACCGACTTTGTTAAAATCGAAAGGTTGTGCTGCGACTTCTTTCATTTTAATATGGCGATTTCGAACGATAATATCCTTTGGCTAACCATCACGGGTCCGGAGAGGGTAAAAAATTTTATTGCTAAAGAGTTAGAATTGTAAGTGGATATACTAAAATCATTAACCGTATTTTTCTTGGCTGGCCTTTGTGAAATAGGCGGCGGTTACTTAGTCTGGTTATGGCTGAAAGAAGATAAACCCGGGTGGTATGGCCTATTAGGAGGTATTATACTGGCGTTATACGGCATAGTAGCTACCTGGCAAACGGCTAGTTTTGGCCGAGTATACGCCGCTTATGGTGGAATTTTTATCATAATGGCACTGGTATGGGCTTGGCAGGTGGATGATTTCAAGCCGGATAACTACGATATCTTAGGCGCCTTAATTGCGTTAATAGGAGTTTGTATAATTATGTATATGCCGCGAAACTAAAGGCGTATAGATTTTTATAATGCTTTGCTCTCTCTGACTATTGAAGCCATTAGCTATCCTGCACCCGGTGGATAGAATTAATATCAATTTAGATGGAAGACCATCCCTAACCCTAAGGCTCCGTTAGGCAATATAGTAGGCATTAATTGAGAATTCAGGCCTTTGTTCTTAAACCACCGGTCATGCGCCAGATATACTAAATTAGTAGACAGAATGCCTACTCCGGCCCCGGCCAATACATCCGATAACCAGTGAGCATCGTTCAGAATTCGCATAACCCCGGTAGCTGAAGCGATGGTATAACTTCCTATTCCAATCCATTTGCTTTTACCTCGGAACTCTCTGCTTACCATAGTAGCTACTACGAAGGCATAAGTAGTGTGACCAGACGGAAATGCATACCGTTTGCCGTTAGGACGGTCTACATCAGTAACTTTTTTCATAGGCCACATAATTGCGGAGGATAGCGCGCCAGAAGCAGCCAACAGTCCGATTTGCCGCCTGAAATCGTGTCTATTCTGGGATGAGAAAATATCAAAGGCTACTAATCCTACTGCTGGAGCAAAAAACAGATAATCATCTATATTGGTGTTGAATCTGGGAAATGATTTTATGCGCAGGTCATAACGTGCGTCTTGCCGGTCATAGAGGTTGTTGTCAATGACGAGCAGACCTGCTCCAATCAAAATAGTTGGCATAATTATACCTCGTCGTAAATTACCTTTACGGAGGTAGGAATCACGGGAATCTGCTGGCTTTTTTACCAGCGCGGTGTCAGCTAGTAAGGTATTGGTTTTAAGTGAATCACTGACTACCTGAGCTAAGGCTG
This window harbors:
- a CDS encoding YnfA family protein; the protein is MDILKSLTVFFLAGLCEIGGGYLVWLWLKEDKPGWYGLLGGIILALYGIVATWQTASFGRVYAAYGGIFIIMALVWAWQVDDFKPDNYDILGALIALIGVCIIMYMPRN
- a CDS encoding phosphatase PAP2 family protein, whose amino-acid sequence is MTNPHNTSLFHQLYQLALLTSLWLVLLPAPALAQVVSDSLKTNTLLADTALVKKPADSRDSYLRKGNLRRGIIMPTILIGAGLLVIDNNLYDRQDARYDLRIKSFPRFNTNIDDYLFFAPAVGLVAFDIFSSQNRHDFRRQIGLLAASGALSSAIMWPMKKVTDVDRPNGKRYAFPSGHTTYAFVVATMVSREFRGKSKWIGIGSYTIASATGVMRILNDAHWLSDVLAGAGVGILSTNLVYLAHDRWFKNKGLNSQLMPTILPNGALGLGMVFHLN